Genomic window (Granulicella arctica):
TGAAGTGTGAGTGACGACGTAAGCGAATGCGGTCCCCTTTGGGAATGACGACTGGGAAACCAACGGCCAGAGCTTCTATGCAGGCGGATTAATGGCGTGGCGGAGGTTGCCGTGAGTGGTCGTGAGTCTGGCTTCGGCGGAGGGTCTGTCGAGGTGGAGTTTGCCCATGACGATGGCCAGCTTGACGTTGCCTGCTTCGGTGAGCAGGCGGGTGGCGGTGGTCTGGTCGCAGCCGGTGGCCTGCATAATGATGCGGTGGCCCCGGTCGACGAGCTTCTGGTTGGTCGTCTGGACGTTGACCATGAGGTTGCCGTAGACGGCTCCCGTGCGGATCATAAGTCCTGTTGAAATCATGTTGAGAACAAGCTTGGTGGCGGTTCCGGCTTTGAGGCGGGTGCTGCCCGTAATGACTTCGGGGCCGGTCGCGGGGGTGATGGCGATCTCGGCGGCCTGGGCCAGCGGCGAGGCTGGGACACACGAGAGGCCGACGGTGAGGGCTCCGAGTGCCTTCGCATGGGCGATTGCGCCGAGGACATACGGTGTGCGGCCGCTGGCAGCGATGCCGATGAGGGTGTCGTGGTCGAAGACGCCGGGCTGGGCGAAGTGGCGGACGGCGAGGTCGGTCTCACCCTCCTCGAAGGAGTCCTCAGACTGCTCGCTGGAGCGGCGAAGGGCTTTATCACCGCCAGCGATGATGCCCTGGAAGAGTGTGGGCGGGACGGAGAAGGTGGGTGGGCACTCGGACGCATCGAGGACGCCGAGGCGGCCACTGGTACCGGCACCGATGTAGAAGAGGCGGCCTCCCAGGGCGAAGCGCGCGGCAATGGCGTCGACGGCTCGGGCGATCTGTGGGAGTTCCTCGGCTACGGCGGCGGCTACGGCGGCATCCTGCCGATTGATGAGGGTGAGCATGTCGAGGGTGGAAAGCTCGTCGATGTGCTCAGAGGCGGGATTGCGGGACTCGGTGAGGAGATGAGCGAGGTCGGTCATGAGAGTTCCATGATGGGGGATGGGGCGGGCGAGGGCAAGGGGCGGCTTGATGGGGGACCGTGCCTCGAATGGATGAAGGAGTTTGCTCAGGACCTGCCGACAAGTCCTGAGCAATGCCGTTACTTCGTTTGGATTGCTGAACGTATCGACTGGGCGAGGGCAGTGGTGGATCGTCCCAGCAGGGAGCGAAGGTCTCGGGAGGCGCTCTCCAGTTCTCCCTTTGCCGCACCAGCATCTGAATCGGCCAGCATTGCCGCAACGGGTGCAGGCAGACCAAAGCCCAGAAGAGCCTTCTCGTACTCGGCTGGCGGAAGGTTCTGGTAGGCCACGGCAGTTCCGGCGGTCTTTGAGACCTCGGCAGCAAGTTCTGAGAGGGTGTAGGCTTCGTCACCGACGAGTTCATACACCTTGTTCTCGTGGCCTTGTCCTGACAGAACGGCTGCGGCTGCGGCTGCATAGTCCGCTCGCGTCGCCGCTGCGAACTTACCGTCGCCTGCCGCTCCCAGAATTGCGCCGTGTTGCAGCGCGGGACCAAGTGCTTCCGTGTGGTTCTCCTGATACCAGCCGTTACGCAGGAAGACGAACGGCAGACCAGAGCTTCGTATGGCCTGCTCGGTTGCGAGATGGTCACTCGCAAGCGACAGGGTTGAGGTATCTGCCCGCAGGAGGCTTGTGTAGGCCAGCAGCTTCACGTTTGCGGCTACGCAGGCATTGATGACTGCCTGATGCTGCGCGACACGTTCGCCAAGTTCGTTCGAAGAGATAAGCAAGACCTTTTCCGCACCGGCGAAGGCGGCGGCGAGGGTGGCTGGCTTTGCGTAATCCGCCTGACGAAGATGGATTCCGAGTTTCGCCAGATCTCCAGCCTTCTCTACATTGCGAACGGTGGCGATGATCTTTGCAGCCGGCACCTTCTCCAGCAGGCTTGCAATGACGTG
Coding sequences:
- the murQ gene encoding N-acetylmuramic acid 6-phosphate etherase, whose protein sequence is MTDLAHLLTESRNPASEHIDELSTLDMLTLINRQDAAVAAAVAEELPQIARAVDAIAARFALGGRLFYIGAGTSGRLGVLDASECPPTFSVPPTLFQGIIAGGDKALRRSSEQSEDSFEEGETDLAVRHFAQPGVFDHDTLIGIAASGRTPYVLGAIAHAKALGALTVGLSCVPASPLAQAAEIAITPATGPEVITGSTRLKAGTATKLVLNMISTGLMIRTGAVYGNLMVNVQTTNQKLVDRGHRIIMQATGCDQTTATRLLTEAGNVKLAIVMGKLHLDRPSAEARLTTTHGNLRHAINPPA
- a CDS encoding SDR family oxidoreductase; this encodes MIVVTGASGNLGGHVIASLLEKVPAAKIIATVRNVEKAGDLAKLGIHLRQADYAKPATLAAAFAGAEKVLLISSNELGERVAQHQAVINACVAANVKLLAYTSLLRADTSTLSLASDHLATEQAIRSSGLPFVFLRNGWYQENHTEALGPALQHGAILGAAGDGKFAAATRADYAAAAAAVLSGQGHENKVYELVGDEAYTLSELAAEVSKTAGTAVAYQNLPPAEYEKALLGFGLPAPVAAMLADSDAGAAKGELESASRDLRSLLGRSTTALAQSIRSAIQTK